A region from the Medicago truncatula cultivar Jemalong A17 chromosome 6, MtrunA17r5.0-ANR, whole genome shotgun sequence genome encodes:
- the LOC11443597 gene encoding uncharacterized protein, which translates to MDFFAMKRKKLQSYCKKHGIPANLKNIEMAKQLSLIYQGKENQNPAPPKLQADGGADKDKLNVEVIDLDSDSGADDVQMEALDTVAGNDSKDLRDEHKLEEEPDQLSEVKSDHNVDSGSAVGNADACEVNSASLQKTSHGIEESKLNSPSEGDDIGSVNVQESMQVSVKKEKNEDNQELHFASSSEDANMVDVEHEMLREQIDVDEDTSETENVGDEAEKLDEEPDQILTTPLSEVKSDHKVDSGTVSGNADAHEVRSVSSQKMSQGLEESKLKSPPEGDDIESLYVEETLQISDNKEKNKDNQDVHHATPSEDENMVEGEAEIVSDKSLYSVNSLDVSSKESSGRSVEQVQNLDDNNGAMDEPAAMCLDASTCVENTDENTNVAVQDTLDEVHSSSFEDSDGAPVQVLPIDPNEVETSNLDVHELNVTDTATKNAATSGVNFESSQKMSITTTSEKLIGSSTKLLSNSPTPRDIAICDVEENLQIGVNQEQDDHDQEKTMDFSPTMLSSPGTSASDSEESLQIHANKENIDPGEGWNPDPSAVDMNDDEDLTPSVSEELGNDLIEGQVANGDDEIDHQDICGSGNGCDEDVNNCGINSPHVSPKESSGCLVEQLHKLDDNNCVLSEDATVCLNASTGAKNIDEDTNLTVEEILDAVHSSSFENSSVQFLSIDPLREVETNDLAVHKMAATDTSGVKVVSEAPADDLMEEEVADVDDKFDLVEDVFETGNGTKEAINQGSIDSPHGSNVNNADLLHVSPVESSSPLVGGQVQKSDDNVMHNGDYDLGNCGFGIDILYSHEKSIAAEDTDAKTNVSMENLPYESHAPSVKLSEEFGKKLAEVEFDLLEDDCETACKDEALNSSSIKTPQGSIVNDFNLLHDSLGDFSSYFDDEVQKPDDKIMHCGSGKSESGVDAFCFPDESIVAKNIDGKNNESMQKISYEGNSSSFQYSDGTQDLSMTTGELHSSSGLNTYPMAALDVCEEEMLRSSEKACMVADPKECIGFSANDFEASTNKGFEAETCFDPNTLGDVVMETCNMNESMQIDTMEKVNSQGEGMNFFENSNVHDGVGAEDEPSETASRKRKRGDANSDEDVKDELVSTVPQTNEMELSNFRLQQLFPSDTASGDEDAYQKKLVSPSKATPMIHKENIKFDKEDKVGSVMSRNKFAKRQPLQDLKQN; encoded by the exons atggatttttttGCAATGAAGAGAAAGAAACTTCAGAGTTATTGCAAGAAACATGGGATTCCTGCGAATTTGAAGAACATAGAAATGGCCAAACAACTTTCTTTGATATAtcag ggaaaagaaaatcaaaatcctgCACCACCCAAGTTACAAGCCGATGGAGGTGCCGATAAAGACAAATTAAATGTTGAAGTTATAGACTTGGACTCAGACAGTGGTGCTGATGATGTTCAAATGGAAGCTTTAG ATACTGTTGCTGGGAATGATTCTAAGGATTTGAGGGATGAACATAAGCTGGAGGAGGAACCAGATCAGTTAAGTGAGGTCAAGTCTGATCACAATGTTGATTCAG GGTCCGCTGTTGGGAATGCAGACGCTTGTGAAGTGAACTCAGCATCTTTGCAAAAGACGAGTCATGGTATAGAGGAGTCTAAGTTGAACTCACCATCTGAAGGAGATGACATTGGATCCGTTAACGTACAGGAAAGCATGCAAGTGAGTgtcaaaaaggagaaaaatgaAGACAATCAAGAATTGCATTTTGCATCATCAAGTGAAGATGCAAATATGGTGGATGTAGAGCATGAGATGTTGCGTGAACAGATTGATGTTGATGAAGATACGAGTGAAACTGAAAATGTTGGAGATGAAGCAGAAAAACTAGATGAGGAACCCGATCAAAttttaactactccactaaGTGAAGTCAAGTCCGATCACAAGGTTGATTCAG GCACTGTTTCTGGAAATGCTGATGCCCATGAAGTGAGATCAGTGTCTTCGCAAAAGATGAGTCAAGGTCTAGAAGAGTCTAAGTTGAAATCACCACCTGAAGGAGATGATATTGAATCCTTGTATGTGGAGGAAACATTGCAAATAAGTGACAATAAGgagaaaaataaagacaatCAGGACGTGCATCATGCAACACcaagtgaagatgaaaatatgGTTGAGGGAGAAGCTGAGATAGTGAGTGATAAATCCTTGTATAGTGTGAATTCTTTAGATGTTTCTTCCAAGGAATCCAGTGGCCGTTCGGTTGAACAAGTTCAAAATTTGGATGATAACAATGGTGCTATGGACGAACCTGCTGCAATGTGCCTTGATGCATCGACATGTGTGGAAAATACCGACGAGAACACTAATGTGGCTGTTCAAGACACTCTAGATGAGGTTCATTCATCTAGTTTTGAAGATTCTGATGGGGCACCAGTTCAAGTTCTGCCTATTGATCCTAATGAAGTAGAGACGAGTAATCTCGATGTTCATGAATTGAATGTCACAG ACACTGCTACTAAAAATGCAGCTACAAGTGGAGtgaactttgaatcttcacagAAGATGAGTATAACCACCACATCAGAGAAATTGATTGGTTCATCTACCAAACTTCTAAGTAATTCACCGACACCAAGAGATATTGCCATTTGTGATGTGGAGGAAAACTTACAGATTGGCGTTAATCAGGAGCAAGATGATCATGATCAAGAGAAAACGATGGATTTTTCTCCCACTATGCTAAGTAGTCCAGGGACATCAGCAAGTGATTCGGAAGAAAGTTTGCAGATCCATGCCAATAAAGAGAATATTGATCCCGGTGAAGGTTGGAATCCAGACCCTAGTGCAGTTGACATGAACGACGATGAGGATCTTACTCCGTCTGTTTCAGAAGAATTGGGTAATGATTTGATAGAGGGACAAGTTGCAAACGGGGATGATGAAATAGATCATCAAGATATCTGTGGAAGTGGCAATGGTTGCGATGAAGATGTTAACAATTGTGGCATAAATAGCCCTCATGTTTCTCCAAAGGAATCAAGTGGCTGTTTGGTTGAACAACTTCACAAATTGGATGATAATAATTGTGTTCTATCGGAAGATGCTACAGTCTGCCTCAATGCATCAACTGGTGCGAAAAATATTGACGAGGACACCAATTTGACTGTTGAAGAAATTCTAGATGCAGTTCATTCGTCTAGTTTTGAAAATTCATCAGTTCAGTTTCTGTCAATTGATCCATTACGTGAAGTTGAGACTAATGATCTTGCTGTTCACAAAATGGCTGCCACAg ATACAAGCGGTGTAAAGGTTGTTTCAGAAGCACCTGCTGATGATTTGATGGAGGAAGAAGTGGCGGACGTGGATGATAAATTTGAtcttgttgaagatgttttTGAAACTGGCAACGGTACCAAAGAAGCTATAAACCAAGGTAGCATTGATAGTCCTCATGGATCAAATGTTAACAATGCTGACCTTTTACATGTTTCTCCGGTAGAATCGAGTTCACCTTTGGTGGGAGGACAAGTTCAAAAATCTGATGATAATGTTATGCACAATGGAGACTACGATCTCGGAAATTGTGGATTTGGAATTGATATCTTGTACTCCCATGAGAAATCCATTGCTGCTGAGGATACTGATGCAAAAACCAATGTGTCTATGGAAAATCTTCCATATGAGAGTCATGCACCAAGTGTTAAATTATCAGAAGAATTTGGTAAAAAGTTGGCAGAAGTAGAATTTGACCTTCTTGAAGATGACTGTGAAACTGCGTGCAAAGATGAAGCTCTAAATTCAAGTAGCATCAAAACCCCTCAAGGGTCAATCGTAAATGATTTTAATCTTCTACATGATTCTCTAGGGGATTTCAGTTCATATTTTGATGATGAAGTTCAAAAGCCCGATGATAAAATTATGCATTGTGGATCTGGAAAAAGTGAATCTGGAGTTGATGCCTTTTGTTTCCCTGATGAATCCATTGTTGCTAAGAATATTGATGGGAAGAACAATGAGTCtatgcaaaaaatttcatatGAAGGTAATTCATCAAGTTTTCAATATTCAGATGGTACACAAGATCTATCTATGACAACCGGTGAATTGCATTCTAGTAGCGGTCTTAATACTTATCCCATGGCAGCATTAG ATGTTTGTGAAGAAGAGATGTTGAGATCATCAGAAAAGGCATGTATGGTTGCAGATCCTAAGGAGTGCATTGGATTTTCCGCTAATGACTTTGAAGCTTCAACTAATAAAGGCTTCGAGGCTGAAACATGTTTTGATCCAAATACACTTGGAGATGTTGTTATGGAAACTTGTAACATGAATGAAAGCATGCAAATTGACACGATGGAGAAGGTAAACAGTCAGGGAGAAGGTATGAACTTTTTTGAGAACTCTAATGTTCATGATGGTGTTGGAGCAGAAGATGAACCTAGTGAAACGGCGAGCCGGAAAAGGAAGAGGGGTGATGCAAATTCAGACGAGGATGTGAAAGATGAGCTTGTTTCAACTGTGCCTCAAACTAATGAAATGGAGTTGAGCAATTTCAGACTTCAACAACTTTTTCCTTCAG ACACTGCTTCTGGAGATGAAGATGCTTATCAAAAGAAGTTGGTCTCACCATCAAAGGCTACACCAATGATACATAAAGAGAACATTAAATTTGACAAGGAGGATAAAGTTGGGTCAGTGATGTCTAGGAATAAATTTGCTAAGAGGCAACCTCTTCAAGATCTTAAGCAGAATTGA
- the LOC120575942 gene encoding uncharacterized protein — translation MNFFENFDVHDGVGGVGAEDENQPSETASRKWKRSDANSDEEVKDEIVPTSEMESSNFSLHQLFASETASGDEDAYPKKLDSPSKATPMIHKENIKFDKKEEVGSVMSRNKFAKRQPLQDLKQS, via the exons ATGAACTTTTTTGAGAACTTTGATGTTCATGATGGTGTTGGTGGAGTTGGAGCAGAAGATGAAAATCAACCTAGTGAAACAGCGAGCCGGAAATGGAAGAGGAGTGATGCAAATTCAGACGAGGAAGTGAAAGATGAGATTGTTCCAACTAGTGAAATGGAATCAAGCAACTTCAGCCTTCATCAACTTTTTGCTTCAG AAACTGCTTCTGGAGATGAAGATGCTTATCCTAAGAAGTTGGACTCACCATCAAAGGCTACACCAATGATACATAAAGAGAACATTAAATTTGACAAGAAGGAAGAAGTTGGGTCAGTGATGTCTAGGAATAAATTTGCTAAGAGGCAACCTCTTCAAGATCTTAAGCAGAGTTGA